From the genome of Cedecea lapagei, one region includes:
- the tssF gene encoding type VI secretion system baseplate subunit TssF, producing the protein MDDLTLRYYEAEMRYLREAGKEFARAHPDRAAMLNLDKTGARDPYVERLFEGFAFLMGRLREKLDDDLPELTEGLVSLLWPHYMRTIPSLSVVAFTPDWRQLRKMEVLENGFSVLSRPVGSDNTVCQYRTTREVPLQPLHLAEARLQTEPDGRAAIRLRFECPDKVDWSKAGIDKVAIYLDADSPVASALHLALTRRVQMMYVRHSETRTERVRFEGWCKPMGFDVTDRLWPKGDSAFSGYQLLLEYFSFREKFMFVELKGLELAGLSQKTTWFETDIVLDGGWPSDMPFETDSFRLHCAPVINLFSLEADPLTPDPLQNEYLLRPMRVQDGHTEIYSVDAIHGAVKNGKHPYVPFTSFRHRGGMMRHDAPERYFHTRVKRGPSGLYDTWLILGGKSFELEQLSQTPESLSIRITGTNGQLPRRSLESTLLDRVVKAGKVPVRVLNLKVPTLPLYPPANDRFHWRVMSHLGSSFLSMMDNPEVLRGTLALYDWTDDEMNRRRLEAIVAVKHTLIRRFEKGFMLRGVDIEITLNADNFAGEGDVTLFGEMLHRFFALYADVHLFNQLTLVLQPTGKRLRWKENHSQHIPG; encoded by the coding sequence ATGGATGATTTAACTCTTCGCTACTACGAAGCCGAGATGCGCTACCTGCGCGAAGCCGGTAAAGAGTTTGCCCGCGCCCACCCGGATCGGGCGGCAATGCTCAATCTGGACAAAACCGGGGCGCGCGACCCGTATGTGGAGCGCCTGTTCGAGGGCTTCGCTTTCCTGATGGGTAGGCTGCGAGAAAAGCTTGATGATGATCTGCCGGAGCTGACCGAAGGGCTGGTAAGCCTGCTGTGGCCGCATTACATGCGGACCATCCCGTCGCTCTCCGTGGTGGCCTTCACCCCGGACTGGCGACAGCTGCGTAAAATGGAAGTGCTGGAAAACGGCTTCTCCGTGCTGTCGCGCCCGGTCGGCTCCGATAACACCGTCTGCCAGTACCGCACCACCCGCGAAGTGCCCCTGCAACCACTGCATCTGGCCGAGGCGCGCCTGCAGACCGAGCCGGATGGTCGGGCTGCCATTCGCCTGCGCTTTGAGTGCCCGGACAAGGTGGACTGGTCAAAAGCTGGGATTGATAAGGTCGCCATTTATCTTGATGCCGACAGCCCGGTAGCCTCAGCCCTGCATCTGGCGCTGACCCGCCGGGTACAGATGATGTACGTCCGCCACAGTGAAACCCGCACCGAACGGGTCCGATTTGAGGGCTGGTGCAAGCCGATGGGCTTTGATGTCACTGACCGTCTGTGGCCTAAAGGGGACTCCGCGTTCAGCGGTTACCAGTTGCTGCTGGAGTATTTCAGCTTCCGCGAGAAGTTTATGTTCGTGGAGCTTAAGGGACTGGAGCTTGCCGGCCTGAGTCAGAAAACCACCTGGTTTGAGACCGATATCGTGCTCGACGGTGGCTGGCCGTCAGACATGCCGTTTGAGACCGACAGTTTCCGCCTGCACTGCGCACCGGTGATTAACCTGTTCTCACTGGAGGCCGACCCGCTGACGCCTGATCCGTTGCAGAACGAATACCTGCTGCGCCCGATGCGTGTGCAGGACGGGCATACTGAAATCTACAGCGTGGATGCCATTCATGGGGCGGTGAAAAACGGCAAGCACCCGTACGTGCCGTTCACCAGCTTCCGTCACCGTGGGGGCATGATGCGCCACGATGCGCCGGAGCGTTACTTCCATACCCGCGTGAAGCGCGGCCCCTCGGGGCTGTATGACACCTGGCTTATCCTGGGTGGGAAGTCATTCGAACTGGAGCAGCTGTCGCAGACCCCGGAGTCGCTCTCCATCCGTATTACCGGCACTAACGGCCAGCTACCGCGCCGCTCGCTGGAAAGCACGCTGCTTGACCGGGTGGTGAAGGCGGGCAAAGTCCCGGTCAGGGTTCTGAACCTGAAGGTGCCAACGCTGCCACTTTACCCGCCTGCGAACGACCGTTTCCACTGGCGGGTGATGAGTCACCTGGGCTCCAGCTTCTTAAGCATGATGGATAACCCGGAAGTGTTACGCGGTACGCTGGCACTCTATGACTGGACCGATGATGAGATGAACCGCCGTCGTCTGGAGGCCATTGTGGCGGTGAAGCACACGCTTATTCGTCGCTTTGAGAAGGGTTTTATGCTGCGCGGGGTGGATATTGAAATCACCCTCAACGCCGATAATTTTGCCGGTGAGGGCGATGTCACCCTATTCGGCGAAATGCTGCACCGTTTCTTTGCCCTTTATGCCGATGTCCACCTCTTCAATCAGCTCACACTGGTACTGCAACCCACAGGGAAACGACTGCGATGGAAAGAGAATCACAGCCAGCACATTCCGGGCTGA
- the tssA gene encoding type VI secretion system protein TssA, producing MATAETLLTLCIPDETQRAALLAQSRECLSLWSPWLTPLATGNGAGDDPTYEDDFQLMREEINKLSGTDTDVLCRLAESVLTRHARDIRVVTWYTLARLQRDGEAGLTDGIQLLTTMLEQAGQHCHPRRSAARLAALDWLNSEKVLDAFSRWPDVTREETARTAAALCLLERALEQLPEAERPTFSGLLRTLETRLAGSGGLDTPVASSGQDHAGDSTHRTLTSGAAVPETAAVKSEVELVRQLRVLSGWVVDQPQGWLAAHRMMKAARWDLVTQLPALDAGGRTRLLPPKADYRAQLKRLYLQQSWTELVEQVDVMFTEGGNRFWLDLQWYLWQGLSRAGNPWEQWADYILSDLKLMLKRLPGLETLAWNDGTPLADEVTLNWIAEKVNDDMSGFGDEPAVATAAQADDILALEAEAMEKGDSEGPEAALGWLQSRPYMDSPRSRWLLRLLMAKVAEQYGRNELALHLLGELTNSAPQLTLSEWEPGLLFDVQARRLRLLRMKAGRSESDKARFAPEMDTLLAGLIALDPARAMVLCG from the coding sequence ATGGCGACTGCAGAAACGCTCCTGACTCTGTGTATCCCGGATGAAACTCAGCGCGCGGCACTACTCGCACAGAGCCGGGAATGCCTCTCCTTGTGGTCACCGTGGCTGACGCCGCTGGCAACCGGTAATGGCGCCGGGGACGACCCGACCTATGAGGATGATTTCCAGCTGATGCGCGAGGAGATCAACAAGCTTTCCGGCACCGATACCGATGTGCTCTGCCGCCTGGCGGAAAGCGTTCTGACCCGACATGCCCGGGATATCCGGGTGGTGACTTGGTACACCCTGGCCCGTCTGCAGCGTGATGGTGAAGCAGGGCTGACCGACGGTATCCAGTTGCTGACAACCATGCTGGAGCAGGCGGGGCAACACTGCCATCCGCGGCGCAGCGCCGCCAGGCTGGCTGCACTCGACTGGCTGAACAGTGAGAAAGTGCTCGATGCATTCTCGCGCTGGCCGGACGTGACGCGGGAAGAAACCGCCAGAACGGCGGCGGCCCTGTGCCTGCTGGAGAGGGCACTGGAACAGTTGCCGGAGGCGGAGCGCCCCACATTTTCCGGTCTGCTGCGCACGCTGGAAACCCGCCTGGCCGGTAGCGGTGGACTGGATACGCCGGTGGCTTCATCAGGTCAGGACCATGCAGGTGACAGCACCCACCGCACACTGACGTCAGGCGCTGCTGTACCGGAAACTGCAGCCGTGAAATCGGAAGTGGAGCTGGTCCGTCAGTTGCGCGTGCTGTCTGGCTGGGTGGTGGATCAGCCGCAGGGTTGGCTGGCGGCTCACCGGATGATGAAGGCCGCCCGCTGGGACCTGGTGACGCAACTTCCGGCACTCGATGCAGGCGGCCGGACACGCCTGCTGCCGCCAAAGGCTGATTACCGCGCACAGCTTAAACGTCTGTACCTGCAGCAGAGCTGGACTGAACTGGTTGAGCAGGTGGATGTGATGTTCACCGAGGGCGGTAACCGCTTCTGGCTCGATTTGCAGTGGTATCTGTGGCAGGGCCTGAGCCGCGCAGGGAACCCCTGGGAGCAGTGGGCCGACTATATTCTGAGTGACCTGAAACTGATGCTCAAACGCCTGCCGGGTCTGGAAACGCTCGCCTGGAACGACGGTACGCCGCTGGCTGATGAGGTGACGCTGAACTGGATTGCCGAAAAGGTAAATGATGACATGTCAGGTTTCGGCGACGAACCGGCAGTGGCCACTGCCGCTCAGGCGGATGACATTCTGGCGCTCGAAGCGGAGGCGATGGAGAAGGGCGACAGCGAGGGCCCGGAGGCCGCACTGGGCTGGTTGCAGAGTCGCCCGTATATGGACTCACCTCGCAGCCGCTGGCTGCTCCGTCTGCTGATGGCAAAGGTGGCCGAACAGTACGGGCGCAATGAACTGGCCCTTCACCTGCTGGGTGAACTCACCAACAGTGCTCCACAGCTGACGCTCAGTGAGTGGGAGCCGGGCCTGCTGTTTGACGTCCAGGCTCGCCGTCTGCGCCTGCTGCGCATGAAAGCCGGTCGCAGTGAAAGCGACAAAGCCCGTTTTGCACCGGAAATGGACACTCTGCTGGCCGGGCTGATTGCCCTCGATCCGGCACGCGCGATGGTGCTGTGCGGATAA